One Mycolicibacterium sp. TUM20985 genomic window, CTGCCGATGCGTTCGGTGTGCACCCAAAACTGGTAGATGAGGTTGAGCGAGAAGCTGGCGAACACCATCCACGGCGGAATGCCCAACAGCGGCAAGGGAATCCAAATCAGGATCTCTCCGCTGTTGTTCCACTTCTGGCGCAGCGCGGTGGCGAAGTTGAAGTACTGACTGGAGTGGTGTGCCTGATGCGTCGCCCACACCAGCCGGACGCGGTGCGCGATGCGGTGATAGGCGTAGAAGAGGAGGTCGACGCCGACTATGGCGATGACCCAGGTGTACCAGGCGGTCGACGGGAGGTGCCACGGCGCGAGGTAGGCGTAGATCGCGGCATAGCCGACCAGCGCGAGAGCCTTCCAGGCGCCCGTGGTCGCGACCGACACCAACCCCATCGAGATGCTGGTCCAGGCGTCGCGCCGCAGATAGGCCCCCGACGGCGCGCGGTCGTCGGCTAGGCGGTCGAGCGTCCGCGCCGCGGTCCACTCGACGACGAGTAGCAGCAGGAAGAAGGGGATCGCGAACAGCACGGGATCCCGCAGCTGCGGCGGCAAGACGTCCAGGAAGCCG contains:
- a CDS encoding sterol desaturase family protein gives rise to the protein MHWWDGIRGFLDVLPPQLRDPVLFAIPFFLLLLVVEWTAARTLDRLADDRAPSGAYLRRDAWTSISMGLVSVATTGAWKALALVGYAAIYAYLAPWHLPSTAWYTWVIAIVGVDLLFYAYHRIAHRVRLVWATHQAHHSSQYFNFATALRQKWNNSGEILIWIPLPLLGIPPWMVFASFSLNLIYQFWVHTERIGRMWRPIEYVFNTPSHHRVHHGMDPEYLDKNYGGILILWDRLFGTYRDELFRPHYGLTKQVSTYDVWKLQTHEYVAIARDVRQASRWRDRAGYVFGPPGWAPRRPAPANLTAAAPG